In Chryseobacterium oranimense, a single window of DNA contains:
- a CDS encoding lipopolysaccharide assembly protein LapB, whose protein sequence is MKKNILFLLIMCIVASCATKTKKPEQRSKFLKGFNTYYNTLFNAKDALNSEFTSRDKGHKDNFYAPYIPILTFEDQPLGSDLGQSEAFAENSMKMGEINRGSERGAPGMPPSMPNAKGNATPTMPDELQNKGATTLEIAEAKAQKAINKYSVIRSGEEKNKKIFDAYMILVQSRIYQNKAVQALDALNYVFTHMKDDKRLPLARIYQGVAYAQIKDYHKANETFAKLQGEDINKSYAKLLSIYHSEALLDAGKLDEAVVELDKAFELNSDRKLKSRIAYLRGQVTENLGQNDKARESYTQAYKYANDFEFEVKSQIAIAKTFNGKGDYNGAKNYLEGISKKGTYGSRKNEFYYALGLMANKAGKKDEAQEFFKKSLFEKVSDPQVRGLTYYEIGKSYLEKNDYIGAGTYYDSALTVMTYEPSKVLLKDQSEYIKKISKNYYLIKKNDSILSLAKMSDAQKTDFFSKHIAKLKAKEEKEEMERKRAERNKGFDTGDYNANSIFANNTNSFEDFGVTTKGFYFSNTGTISKGSSSFKQIWGDRALADNWRYSKKMATIEDMKNEALGVTSAPNPRRFEPTYYIEQIPTDQEKLGQLKKDRDTASLGLGVMYQNYFTNTPLATKTLYDLVDVKPEEKVMLQALYEIFAMNYLKNPQAAEKAKQILLKDYPYTSYAEFARNPKNNSFVKSSEDVENEYKKAYALYESEKFTESRDVIDQTVQKYPKDALVPKFQLLNAFNTGKTSGKEVMILQLEQIALNYSKTPEGIRAKEMLNYLKSELSFQATDNKGNSLSQQPEMPAQPVQNMNNGIPVNPAGNDKNAQLQQFIQDADADPKKPKQKLKKDKNKENNPDAIPEMPH, encoded by the coding sequence ATGAAAAAGAATATATTATTCCTTTTAATCATGTGTATCGTTGCTTCCTGTGCTACCAAGACAAAAAAGCCGGAACAGCGATCAAAATTCTTAAAAGGATTCAACACCTACTATAATACCCTTTTTAATGCAAAAGATGCGTTAAACAGTGAATTTACGAGCAGAGATAAGGGACATAAAGATAATTTTTATGCTCCTTACATTCCTATTCTTACGTTCGAGGATCAGCCTTTGGGAAGTGATCTGGGCCAGTCTGAAGCATTTGCGGAAAATTCCATGAAAATGGGTGAAATAAACAGGGGTTCTGAAAGGGGAGCACCGGGAATGCCTCCTTCAATGCCGAACGCAAAGGGAAATGCAACTCCGACTATGCCTGACGAACTTCAGAATAAAGGGGCAACCACTTTAGAAATTGCTGAAGCAAAAGCGCAAAAAGCCATCAATAAATACTCCGTTATCAGAAGCGGTGAAGAAAAAAACAAGAAAATTTTTGATGCCTATATGATCCTTGTACAGTCCAGGATCTATCAGAATAAAGCTGTACAGGCTCTGGATGCCCTGAACTATGTTTTTACCCATATGAAGGATGATAAAAGGCTTCCGCTGGCAAGAATTTATCAGGGGGTAGCATATGCACAGATCAAAGATTACCATAAAGCCAATGAAACTTTTGCCAAACTGCAAGGGGAGGACATTAATAAGAGCTATGCAAAACTTTTGAGCATCTATCATTCTGAAGCTCTTCTGGATGCAGGGAAACTAGATGAAGCGGTAGTTGAGCTTGATAAGGCTTTTGAGCTGAATTCCGATAGAAAACTGAAGAGCAGAATCGCTTATCTGAGAGGACAGGTTACAGAAAATCTGGGCCAGAATGATAAGGCCCGTGAAAGCTATACGCAGGCCTATAAATATGCCAATGACTTTGAATTTGAGGTAAAATCCCAGATCGCAATCGCTAAAACCTTCAATGGAAAAGGGGACTATAACGGTGCTAAAAATTATCTTGAAGGCATCAGTAAAAAAGGAACCTACGGTTCAAGAAAGAATGAATTTTACTATGCTTTAGGCTTAATGGCCAATAAGGCCGGAAAAAAGGATGAAGCTCAGGAATTCTTTAAAAAATCGTTGTTTGAGAAGGTGTCTGATCCTCAGGTAAGAGGTCTCACATATTATGAAATAGGAAAGAGCTATCTTGAAAAAAATGATTACATAGGAGCCGGAACATATTACGATTCTGCCCTTACGGTAATGACTTACGAGCCTTCCAAAGTCCTTTTAAAAGACCAGTCCGAATATATCAAGAAGATCTCTAAAAATTATTATCTGATCAAGAAGAATGACAGTATTCTTTCACTTGCCAAGATGAGTGATGCCCAGAAAACAGACTTTTTCTCAAAGCATATTGCCAAACTTAAAGCGAAGGAAGAAAAAGAAGAGATGGAGAGAAAACGTGCGGAAAGAAACAAAGGCTTTGATACAGGAGATTATAATGCCAATTCAATATTTGCCAATAATACCAATTCGTTTGAAGATTTTGGGGTAACTACCAAAGGTTTTTATTTCAGCAATACCGGAACGATAAGCAAGGGAAGCTCTTCATTTAAGCAGATCTGGGGAGACCGTGCATTAGCTGATAACTGGCGTTATTCTAAAAAAATGGCGACCATTGAAGACATGAAAAACGAAGCTCTGGGTGTGACTTCAGCGCCTAATCCAAGACGTTTTGAGCCTACCTACTATATTGAACAGATCCCAACAGATCAGGAAAAACTGGGGCAGCTGAAGAAGGACAGGGATACTGCTTCTTTGGGGCTGGGCGTGATGTACCAGAATTATTTTACCAATACCCCTTTGGCAACGAAGACCCTATATGATCTTGTTGATGTGAAGCCTGAGGAAAAAGTAATGCTTCAGGCCCTGTATGAAATTTTTGCGATGAATTACCTGAAGAATCCGCAGGCCGCTGAAAAGGCAAAACAGATCCTTTTAAAAGACTATCCTTATACTTCTTACGCAGAATTTGCAAGAAATCCTAAGAACAATTCATTCGTAAAATCATCGGAAGATGTTGAGAACGAATATAAAAAAGCTTATGCTCTTTATGAATCCGAAAAATTTACGGAAAGTCGGGATGTAATTGATCAGACGGTCCAGAAATACCCTAAAGATGCGCTTGTTCCGAAGTTCCAGTTGCTGAATGCATTCAACACAGGAAAAACAAGTGGAAAAGAGGTAATGATCCTTCAGCTTGAGCAGATCGCACTGAATTATTCCAAAACCCCTGAAGGCATAAGAGCGAAAGAGATGCTGAATTATCTGAAAAGTGAGCTTTCTTTCCAGGCTACCGATAATAAAGGAAATTCCCTCTCTCAACAGCCGGAAATGCCTGCACAACCTGTGCAGAATATGAATAATGGCATTCCTGTAAATCCAGCCGGAAATGATAAAAATGCCCAGCTTCAGCAATTTATACAGGATGCCGATGCTGATCCTAAAAAACCTAAACAGAAGCTAAAGAAAGATAAGAATAAGGAAAACAACCCTGACGCAATTCCTGAAATGCCTCATTAA
- the tsaB gene encoding tRNA (adenosine(37)-N6)-threonylcarbamoyltransferase complex dimerization subunit type 1 TsaB codes for MKILYLETSSKNCSVAISDDEKLLCLCEEVSENYKQSESLHTYVEWALEGAGLTMKDIEAVSLGKGPGSYTGLRIGAASAKGFCYGLKVPLIAVNSLETMIEPFLGKNYDYIVPLIDARRMEVYTAVYDGLTGQELSRTEAKILDETSFQEFKDKKVIFVGDGAKKAKDILDFPDAEFKDDTYPSSQFLIKKTIEKISREEFEDIAYFEPFYLKDFHGVKKKNSSDSK; via the coding sequence ATGAAAATTCTATATCTGGAAACCTCTTCCAAAAACTGTTCTGTAGCAATTTCAGATGATGAAAAGCTTCTGTGCCTTTGTGAGGAAGTTTCCGAAAACTACAAACAGTCCGAAAGTCTCCACACTTATGTAGAATGGGCTTTGGAAGGCGCAGGCCTCACGATGAAAGATATTGAGGCCGTATCATTGGGAAAAGGCCCTGGTTCTTATACGGGATTAAGAATCGGAGCTGCTTCTGCAAAAGGATTCTGCTACGGACTTAAGGTGCCATTAATTGCAGTAAATTCTTTAGAAACGATGATAGAGCCTTTTTTAGGCAAAAACTATGATTATATAGTGCCGTTAATCGATGCAAGGAGAATGGAGGTATATACGGCCGTTTATGATGGTCTGACGGGACAAGAACTTTCCCGGACCGAGGCTAAGATTTTAGATGAAACTTCTTTTCAGGAGTTTAAAGATAAAAAAGTGATTTTCGTAGGAGACGGTGCAAAGAAAGCAAAAGATATCCTGGATTTTCCTGATGCAGAATTTAAAGACGATACTTATCCTTCTTCTCAGTTTCTTATCAAAAAGACTATAGAAAAGATCAGCCGGGAAGAGTTTGAAGATATTGCCTACTTTGAGCCTTTCTATCTTAAAGATTTCCATGGGGTAAAGAAAAAGAATTCATCAGATTCTAAATGA
- a CDS encoding NADAR family protein: MKYTLQNIIERFQKKEESEFLFFWGHTVKDEITKSCFSQWFPIQFEENGVIYKTAEHYMMAGKARLFNDEKALEKIIKSGTPNLAKSLGRKVENFDPKIWDEKKFEIVKRANFLKFSQNPKFKDFLLSTAEKVLIEASPYDKIWGIGMLESDSRAVNPALWEGENLLGFALMEVRDELK; this comes from the coding sequence ATGAAATACACTTTACAAAATATCATTGAAAGGTTTCAGAAAAAAGAAGAATCTGAATTTCTGTTTTTCTGGGGACATACCGTAAAAGACGAGATTACCAAATCCTGTTTCAGCCAATGGTTTCCGATTCAGTTTGAAGAAAACGGAGTAATCTATAAAACAGCAGAACATTATATGATGGCCGGAAAAGCAAGATTATTTAATGACGAAAAGGCTTTAGAAAAAATAATAAAATCCGGAACACCAAACCTGGCTAAGAGTTTAGGAAGAAAAGTAGAGAATTTTGATCCGAAAATTTGGGATGAAAAAAAGTTTGAGATCGTAAAACGGGCGAACTTTTTGAAATTTTCACAAAACCCAAAATTTAAAGATTTTTTATTGTCTACGGCTGAAAAAGTGCTTATTGAAGCCAGTCCATATGATAAAATATGGGGAATTGGGATGCTGGAATCTGATTCCAGAGCGGTAAACCCGGCTTTATGGGAAGGAGAGAATCTGTTGGGCTTTGCCTTAATGGAAGTCAGAGATGAATTAAAATAG
- a CDS encoding nucleoside triphosphate pyrophosphatase, giving the protein MKLLLASQSPRRKELLSSLGFDFEVVKIDCEEILPEDIKIEEAAAYLSELKAKAFRELASDEVLITADTVVAIENQILGKPKDEHEARQMLRLLSGKTHQVYTGITIKSGKTITETDVADVELDEMTDDEIEFYIQNYKPFDKAGSYGIQEWLGMAKISRMNGSFYTIMGLPTHLVYKILKEI; this is encoded by the coding sequence ATGAAATTACTTTTAGCATCCCAATCACCGAGAAGAAAAGAACTACTTTCAAGCTTAGGCTTCGATTTCGAAGTGGTAAAAATAGACTGTGAGGAAATTCTTCCGGAAGACATTAAAATAGAAGAAGCTGCAGCTTATCTGTCTGAATTAAAAGCAAAGGCGTTCAGGGAATTAGCATCAGATGAAGTACTGATAACAGCCGATACGGTAGTTGCCATAGAAAACCAGATTCTGGGAAAGCCGAAAGATGAGCATGAAGCAAGACAAATGCTTCGTTTACTTTCAGGCAAAACCCATCAGGTATACACCGGAATTACGATAAAATCCGGTAAAACAATTACTGAAACTGATGTAGCGGATGTAGAGCTGGATGAAATGACGGATGATGAAATAGAATTTTACATTCAAAATTATAAGCCTTTCGACAAAGCAGGCAGTTATGGCATACAGGAATGGCTGGGCATGGCAAAAATCAGCAGGATGAACGGAAGCTTCTATACGATTATGGGACTTCCTACCCATTTGGTTTATAAAATTTTGAAAGAAATATAA
- the lepA gene encoding translation elongation factor 4 yields MKNIRNFCIIAHIDHGKSTLADRLLEYTNTVTQRELQSQTLDDMDLEKERGITIKSHAIQMDYEYKGEKYILNLIDTPGHVDFSYEVSRSIAACEGALLIVDAAQSIQAQTISNLYLALENDLTIIPILNKIDLPSANPEEVTDEIMNLIGCDYDDVLRVSGKTGEGVHDLLEKIVERIPAPVGDPDAPLQALVFDSVYNPFRGIEAYFKVVNGSITKNEKIKFFATGKEYGADEVGTLKLKQVPKKTIGCGDVGYLVSGIKDAREVKVGDTITSFEKPASGPIEGFEEVKPMVFAGIYPIDSEDFEELRFSLEKLRLNDASLVFEPESSAALGFGFRCGFLGMLHMEIVQERLDREFNMNVITTVPNVSYFGYSKRDPETPILINNPSEMMDPTIMDRVEEPFIKASIITKSDFVGAVMTLCIEKRGEIVNQSYLTSERVELVFSMPLAEVVFDFYDRLKSISKGYASFDYHPIGFRASKLVKMDILINGDMVDALSSLIHDSNAYYIGKKMCEKLRELIPRQQFDIAVQAALGTKVIARETIKALRKDVTAKCYGGDISRKRKLLEKQKEGKKKMKQIGRVEVPQSAFMAVLKLND; encoded by the coding sequence ATGAAAAACATACGAAATTTTTGCATAATCGCTCATATTGACCACGGTAAAAGTACTTTGGCAGACCGTCTTTTGGAGTATACTAATACAGTTACCCAAAGAGAGTTGCAGTCTCAGACCCTGGATGATATGGATCTGGAGAAAGAACGTGGGATTACGATTAAATCTCACGCCATTCAGATGGATTATGAGTATAAAGGAGAAAAATATATTTTAAACCTTATTGATACCCCGGGACACGTGGACTTTTCTTACGAAGTTTCCCGTTCTATTGCGGCCTGTGAAGGAGCTCTTCTTATTGTAGATGCTGCTCAGAGTATTCAGGCTCAAACTATCAGCAACCTGTATCTGGCTTTGGAAAATGATCTTACCATTATTCCGATTCTTAATAAAATTGACCTTCCATCTGCCAATCCTGAAGAAGTAACCGACGAGATTATGAATCTGATCGGATGTGACTACGATGATGTTTTAAGAGTTTCAGGAAAAACAGGAGAAGGGGTTCATGACCTGCTTGAAAAGATTGTAGAAAGAATTCCTGCACCGGTAGGAGATCCGGATGCACCGCTTCAGGCTTTGGTTTTTGACTCAGTTTACAACCCTTTCAGGGGGATCGAGGCTTACTTCAAAGTAGTAAACGGGAGTATTACGAAAAATGAAAAGATTAAATTCTTTGCTACCGGTAAAGAATATGGAGCTGATGAAGTAGGAACACTGAAATTAAAGCAGGTTCCGAAAAAGACAATCGGTTGCGGAGATGTAGGATACTTGGTTTCCGGAATTAAAGATGCAAGGGAAGTAAAAGTAGGAGATACCATTACTTCATTTGAAAAACCTGCATCAGGCCCAATTGAAGGGTTTGAAGAAGTAAAGCCGATGGTATTTGCCGGTATTTACCCTATCGATTCCGAAGATTTCGAAGAATTGAGATTCTCTCTTGAAAAATTAAGACTGAATGATGCTTCACTGGTATTTGAACCGGAAAGTTCTGCCGCTTTAGGGTTTGGTTTCCGTTGCGGATTCCTGGGAATGCTTCACATGGAAATTGTTCAGGAGCGTCTTGACAGAGAATTCAATATGAACGTAATCACTACGGTACCCAACGTATCTTATTTCGGATATTCCAAAAGAGATCCTGAAACTCCAATCCTGATTAATAACCCGTCAGAAATGATGGATCCTACAATTATGGACAGAGTGGAAGAACCGTTTATCAAAGCTTCCATCATTACAAAATCTGATTTCGTAGGAGCAGTAATGACTCTGTGTATTGAAAAAAGAGGAGAAATTGTCAACCAGAGTTATTTAACTTCAGAAAGAGTAGAACTGGTCTTCAGTATGCCATTGGCAGAAGTCGTTTTCGACTTCTATGACAGATTGAAATCTATCTCCAAAGGTTATGCATCCTTCGATTATCATCCGATCGGATTCAGAGCTTCCAAGCTTGTAAAAATGGATATCCTGATCAACGGAGATATGGTAGACGCCCTTTCTTCCCTTATCCACGACAGTAACGCATATTATATCGGTAAAAAGATGTGTGAAAAACTTCGTGAGCTGATCCCTAGACAGCAGTTTGATATTGCTGTTCAGGCTGCATTAGGAACGAAAGTTATTGCAAGGGAAACCATCAAAGCCTTGAGAAAAGACGTTACCGCAAAATGTTACGGAGGAGATATCTCCAGAAAACGTAAGCTTCTTGAAAAGCAGAAAGAAGGTAAAAAGAAAATGAAGCAGATCGGAAGGGTAGAAGTCCCTCAGTCTGCATTCATGGCTGTATTGAAACTAAACGATTAA
- a CDS encoding Rossmann-like and DUF2520 domain-containing protein, giving the protein MQIVIIGSGNVAFHLAKAFSLKGIPLSQIFGRNREELGKISEELNIPFSTEHLQDADLYIICVSDNSVENVSQLITKKDCLVAHTSGSLPKEILTGEYRKSSFYPLQTFSKSKELDYEKIPFFIEAENDQDQQILVELASRISKNVMESSYEKRKYIHLTAVFACNFVNHLFARAKEISDSQEIPFDYFLPLINETVQKIYEIDPKDAQTGPAVRNDVRVLELHEQLLKDESLEIYKTMIHSIQKMYEL; this is encoded by the coding sequence ATGCAAATTGTAATTATAGGTTCCGGAAATGTAGCTTTTCATCTGGCAAAAGCTTTTAGTCTGAAAGGCATACCATTATCACAGATTTTTGGAAGAAACAGGGAAGAACTGGGTAAAATTTCTGAGGAATTGAATATTCCTTTCTCTACGGAGCATCTTCAGGATGCAGATCTGTACATCATTTGTGTAAGTGATAATTCTGTGGAAAATGTTTCTCAGCTTATCACTAAAAAAGACTGTCTGGTTGCCCATACTTCAGGATCTCTTCCTAAGGAAATCTTAACAGGGGAGTACAGAAAATCAAGCTTTTATCCTTTGCAAACATTTTCAAAATCAAAAGAACTGGATTATGAAAAAATTCCTTTCTTTATTGAAGCTGAAAATGATCAGGACCAGCAAATTCTTGTTGAGCTGGCTTCCAGGATTTCTAAAAATGTGATGGAAAGCAGCTATGAAAAGAGAAAGTACATTCACCTGACCGCAGTTTTTGCATGCAATTTTGTGAATCATCTTTTTGCAAGGGCTAAAGAAATCTCGGATTCTCAGGAAATTCCGTTTGATTATTTCCTGCCGCTTATCAATGAAACGGTCCAGAAAATCTACGAAATAGATCCGAAAGATGCACAAACCGGACCGGCCGTAAGAAATGACGTAAGAGTTCTGGAGTTACATGAACAGCTATTAAAAGACGAAAGTCTCGAAATTTATAAGACAATGATTCATTCTATTCAAAAAATGTATGAGCTATAA
- a CDS encoding tautomerase family protein yields the protein MPFVRISLPKILSLEEKNQISISIHQSLIKEFNIPVDDYFHVIEELDSHQIKFPQNYLGVSHTETIIYIQIIAGKGRDLEKKRRLYASIAEEISKSTSVTKNNIVIVLLENNIQEDWSFGNGEIQESKHLLPTNKG from the coding sequence ATGCCATTTGTAAGAATTAGTTTGCCCAAAATACTGAGTCTGGAAGAGAAAAACCAAATTTCTATTTCTATTCATCAGTCTTTAATTAAAGAATTTAATATCCCTGTTGATGATTACTTTCATGTTATTGAAGAATTAGATTCACATCAGATTAAATTTCCTCAGAATTATCTTGGAGTTTCACATACAGAGACAATTATTTACATTCAGATTATTGCAGGAAAAGGAAGGGACCTGGAAAAGAAGAGAAGGTTATATGCTTCTATTGCAGAAGAAATATCAAAATCTACTTCAGTCACAAAAAACAATATTGTTATTGTGTTACTTGAAAACAATATTCAGGAAGACTGGTCATTCGGAAATGGAGAAATACAGGAATCTAAACATTTGTTACCAACTAATAAGGGATAG
- a CDS encoding SDR family NAD(P)-dependent oxidoreductase, with protein sequence MKTILITGATSGIGKSTAELLAKQGNRIIICGRRNEVLESLKTELSQYTEIFSLKFDVRNLEEVEQAINTLPEEWKAIDVLINNAGNAHGLEPLSSGKTDDWDSMIDGNVKGLLYVSKMIIPSMKDRNSGHIVNISSVAARQTYANGTVYCATKKAVDVISEGMRLELTEFGIKVTNIQPGAVETDFSLVRFKGDSERAATVYAGYEALKAEDIADAIAYCVNAPKHVTVSDMTIYPSAQSEPRTIYRK encoded by the coding sequence ATGAAAACAATACTCATCACCGGCGCTACCTCCGGAATAGGAAAATCCACTGCAGAACTGCTGGCCAAACAAGGAAACAGAATTATTATCTGCGGAAGGAGAAATGAAGTTTTAGAATCTTTAAAAACCGAACTTTCTCAATATACCGAAATATTTAGTTTAAAGTTTGATGTAAGAAATCTTGAAGAAGTTGAACAGGCAATCAATACTCTGCCTGAGGAATGGAAGGCTATTGATGTTTTGATTAATAATGCAGGCAATGCACACGGTCTGGAACCTCTTTCTTCCGGAAAGACAGATGATTGGGATTCCATGATTGATGGTAATGTAAAAGGCCTCCTATACGTATCTAAAATGATCATCCCATCCATGAAAGACCGTAATTCCGGACATATTGTAAACATTAGTTCAGTTGCAGCAAGGCAGACTTATGCCAATGGCACTGTATATTGTGCAACTAAAAAAGCAGTTGATGTAATTTCTGAAGGAATGCGACTGGAGCTTACTGAATTTGGGATCAAAGTAACCAATATTCAGCCGGGTGCTGTAGAAACAGATTTTTCCCTTGTAAGATTCAAAGGAGACAGCGAAAGAGCAGCTACTGTATACGCCGGTTATGAAGCCTTAAAAGCAGAAGATATTGCAGATGCTATCGCTTACTGTGTCAATGCGCCAAAACATGTGACAGTTTCAGATATGACTATTTATCCGAGTGCCCAGAGCGAACCGAGAACCATTTACAGAAAATAG
- a CDS encoding NUDIX hydrolase codes for MQDIKVAVDAVIFGYFDKQDLQILLIKRKIDPFKGGWALPGGLVLDDENLDDAVKRELYEEAGIKPDFLEQLYTFGNVGRDPRNRVVSVAYLGLVNPSYHELFADSDAEDAQWFSVNKLPSLAFDHKSIIDIALKRLRTKLQYHPIGFNLLNEEFPFSDLENLYRTIIGREIDRRNFRKKIMSYGLLNETEHVKKEGSGRPGKLFTFNQEKYEELEKEGFYFEIK; via the coding sequence ATTCAGGATATAAAAGTAGCTGTTGATGCCGTTATTTTTGGGTATTTTGATAAACAGGATCTTCAGATTCTATTGATCAAAAGAAAAATTGATCCGTTCAAAGGAGGCTGGGCACTTCCCGGCGGGCTTGTTCTGGATGATGAAAACCTGGATGATGCGGTGAAACGGGAGCTTTATGAAGAAGCGGGCATAAAGCCGGATTTTTTGGAACAACTCTATACGTTTGGCAATGTAGGGCGTGATCCAAGAAACAGGGTGGTTTCTGTGGCTTATCTGGGCCTTGTGAACCCTTCCTATCATGAACTTTTTGCAGATTCTGATGCAGAAGACGCCCAATGGTTCAGTGTGAATAAACTTCCGTCACTTGCTTTTGATCATAAATCAATCATTGATATTGCGTTAAAAAGACTCCGCACCAAGCTTCAGTATCATCCTATCGGCTTTAACCTCCTGAATGAAGAATTCCCTTTTTCAGATCTCGAAAATCTCTACAGAACCATTATCGGCCGTGAAATAGACCGTAGAAACTTCCGTAAAAAAATCATGAGTTACGGCTTGCTCAATGAGACGGAGCATGTAAAAAAAGAAGGAAGCGGCAGGCCCGGTAAACTCTTTACCTTCAATCAGGAAAAATATGAAGAGCTTGAAAAAGAAGGTTTCTACTTCGAGATTAAATAA
- a CDS encoding RNA polymerase sigma factor: MKIKDAEIISLMQNPRTQEKGVRALMDAYQSRLYWHIRRIIVDGDLAQDTLQETFIKAYQNFHQFKNDSQLYTWLYRIATNEALQQVNKMKKMQKTDEDPEYYMQNLVADNTDGDAEEIQLLLQNAIQSLPEKQKLVFMMRYYDDLPYEEISKIVDMSVGTLKTNYHYAKQKIEEHIKENYER; encoded by the coding sequence ATGAAGATTAAGGACGCGGAAATTATTTCGTTGATGCAGAATCCACGGACCCAGGAAAAAGGGGTACGTGCCTTGATGGATGCTTATCAGAGCAGATTGTATTGGCACATCAGAAGAATTATTGTGGATGGGGACTTGGCTCAGGATACGCTGCAGGAGACTTTTATTAAGGCCTATCAGAATTTTCACCAGTTTAAAAATGACAGCCAGCTGTATACCTGGTTGTACAGGATCGCTACCAACGAAGCATTACAGCAGGTAAATAAGATGAAGAAAATGCAGAAAACGGATGAAGATCCTGAGTATTATATGCAGAATCTGGTGGCCGATAATACAGACGGAGATGCAGAAGAAATACAACTCCTGCTCCAGAACGCTATACAAAGCCTGCCCGAAAAGCAGAAACTGGTATTTATGATGCGGTATTATGATGATTTACCCTATGAAGAAATATCTAAAATTGTAGATATGTCTGTAGGGACTTTAAAAACAAATTATCATTATGCCAAACAGAAAATAGAAGAACATATTAAAGAAAATTACGAAAGATAA
- a CDS encoding HAD family hydrolase, producing MSYKEKLKGIKAFVFDVDGVFTDGSVYLLPGGNMCRVMNVLDGYAVVKALKNNYLIGVITGGNDEMVKHRINYLGIEDYYPKSHNKMADFEDFKKKYNLKNEEILTMGDDLPDIHIMENSAIAACPENAVPEVKGISDYISEKKGGSGAVRDVIEQVMKVQGNWHDDNTQSV from the coding sequence ATGAGCTATAAAGAGAAATTAAAAGGTATTAAGGCATTTGTATTTGATGTGGACGGAGTTTTTACAGACGGAAGCGTATATCTGCTTCCGGGCGGGAATATGTGCAGGGTAATGAACGTCCTGGACGGTTATGCAGTAGTTAAAGCATTGAAAAACAATTATCTGATTGGGGTAATCACCGGTGGAAACGATGAAATGGTGAAGCACAGGATCAATTACCTGGGAATAGAGGACTACTACCCGAAATCCCATAATAAAATGGCTGATTTTGAAGATTTTAAAAAGAAATACAACCTTAAAAACGAAGAGATTCTGACGATGGGAGATGATCTTCCAGATATTCATATCATGGAAAATTCAGCTATTGCTGCATGTCCTGAAAATGCTGTTCCTGAAGTGAAAGGAATCTCCGACTATATTTCTGAAAAAAAAGGCGGAAGCGGTGCAGTACGGGATGTGATAGAACAGGTGATGAAAGTTCAGGGGAACTGGCATGACGATAATACCCAATCTGTATAA
- a CDS encoding YraN family protein: MATHNDFGKQAEDLTAEYLQKKGYKILVRNFRFQKAEIDIIAEKDNLIIIAEVKARSTDAFMLPQEAVTKTKIKSIVAAANHYLEKFNKDQEVRFDIISVLPDEKKNLIIEHITDAFEAFDAN; encoded by the coding sequence ATGGCAACTCATAATGACTTTGGGAAGCAGGCAGAAGATTTAACGGCAGAATATCTTCAGAAAAAAGGTTATAAAATCCTTGTCAGAAATTTCCGTTTTCAAAAAGCTGAAATTGATATTATTGCTGAAAAAGACAACCTGATCATTATTGCAGAAGTGAAAGCCCGTTCTACAGATGCTTTTATGCTGCCTCAGGAAGCTGTAACCAAAACAAAGATCAAATCTATAGTGGCTGCGGCCAATCATTATCTGGAAAAATTTAATAAAGATCAGGAAGTGAGATTTGATATTATTTCTGTTCTGCCTGATGAAAAGAAAAACTTAATTATTGAACATATAACGGATGCTTTCGAAGCATTTGATGCTAATTGA